TTGACCAGGCCGAACTTCATCCGGCGGGCGACCGTGCGCTCGCCGGGGAGCAGCGGGATCGACCCGGGCGAAACCTCGTCGGCGTGTGCCATCGGCGGCAGCGCCGGGCTGACCGGCATGACCGCCTCGATCTCCGCCCGACCCAGGTTGAGCGACTGCCGGCCGAGCCGGTCCAGCCGGTCCAGGCCGTAGCGGCGGCGCTGCCGCTCGGCGTACCGGTGCTCGGGCAGCGCCACGTCGGCGGTGTGCAGGTCGCCGTCGCGGCGACCCACCCGGACCAGCAGCACCTGGCGGGCGAACGTGCTGCTGCGGCGCAACCGGCCCGCCCAGCGACGCCCAGCGGGGCGCGGACTGTCAGTCGTACGACGCCGGCGCCATGGGGCTCTCGGCACGTTTCCTCCATCACCGGATCAGCTGACCGCCGTGGGCGGGTGTCCGGCTGTCTCGTGCCGGACCTTGCTTGGCCCGGCAGCCGTTTTGCGGAGTACACCATCGCATAAGGGAACAGGACTTGGCGATAGCTGCCGGCGGTACTTATATCTGGCCTAAACCGCGCGAACCGCTCTCTTATTCCCATGCCGGGCTTCATCGCCCGTTTCCTCCATCATTCCCGCCTTTGACTGTACCGGAGGGTCACCATCTCGGCTCACCGAGCGGAGGGCTATCGGCCCAGCTGTCCGATTGCCGAGGCAGCGATCCCGGTCAACAGCAGGTCGGCGGCCTGCGACGGGGTGAACCAGCCGGCCCGCGCCGTCGAGCCGCCAGCGGATTCGGTGACCACCGCGTCAGTAGGTACGTCCACCAGCACCCGATAGATCACCCGTACGCCGTGCCAGTCCAGCGGGCGCCCCTCCGGGCCGAGCGCGGCGGGGTTGTGCAGATTGTCCACGCCGAGCAGCTCCACCACCCGGCCCAACTGGCCGCCCTCCTCGACCAGCTCACGGAGCAGCCCGGTGGTCGGCTGCTCGCCGTGATCGGTGCCGCCACCGGGCAGGTGCCACATGCCGGCCCCCGGATAGCCGTCGGCGATCTGGGTGAGCAGGATCCGCCCGGCCGGGTCGGTGACCAGCCCGTACGCGCCGAAGCGCAACCGGCGGTCCGGGTGCACCGGCGGGAACGGCTCACCGGGCCGGTGCGCTCCGGTCGGGAGCGGGGTGACCGGCAGGCCGAGCAGTTCGGCGCTGAACGGTGCCAGCGGCAGGCGGGCCACCTCGGCCGGGGCGAGCCAGCGGGCCCGGTCGGTCGGGCCGTCCACGGCGTCGCGCAGGGCACCGCCACGCACACTCAAGTCGAACGCCAACCGGTCGGTGTGCAGCGCGACGTCGTCCTCCGGGTAGGTGGTCACGTCGGCAACCACCGCCCGCAGCCGGTCCACCGCCACGGTCAGCCCGGTCTGCCGGGAGACCTCGCGGACCACGGCGTGCTCCGGATGCTCGGCGTGCGCCACCGCACCCCCCGCCAGCCGCCAAACCCCCAAGCTCCTGTCCCGAACAACCAAAACCCGACCCGATTCCCACAAAACCCCATAAACCCCCACGCGCCGCATTTCCATCCCGCTCCCCGCCCCCGGTTGTCACCCGTCGATCATGAAGTTATCGCCGTCCATCTCGGCGCGTCCTGACAATAACTTCATGATCAACGCGGAGAGGGGGGTTGGGGGGTGGGGGTGGGGGGGTTAGGTGAGTTGGGCGGCTTGGACTGCTTCGGCGGTTACCTCGGTGAGGTGGTGGGTGGGGAGGGCGCCCAGCTCCTCGCGGGCGAACCAGCGGGCCTCACAGGTGGAGCCGCCCACGTCGGCCACGGTCAACGGGTCGGGCTTGTCGACCACCACGCGGTAGAAGGCGCGTACGCCGTGCCAGTCGATCGGGTAGCCCTCCGGGCCGAGCGAGGCGGCGTCACGGTGGCTGGCCACCCCGAGCAGCTCGACCAGGCGGCCGGTCTGCCCGGTCTCCTCGACCAGCTCCCGGATCAGCGCCGCGCCGGGCTGCTCGCCGTAGTCCGTGCCGCCGCCGGGCAGGTGCCAGCAGCCGGCGCCCGGGTAGCCGGCGGAGACCCGGGTGAGCAGCACCCGGCCGGCCGGGTCGGTGCACACCGCGTACGCGGCGAAGCGCTGCGCCCGGTGCAGCCCGTCCGGGCCGGGCACCGCGTAGAAGGAGGGGAACTCGGGCACCTCGTCGGGCACCACGTCGGCCGAGGAGGCGGGCAGCCCGAGGGCGCGCGCGGTGAACGAGCGCAGCGGCAGCTCGCGCGCCTCGTCGAGGGTGTACCAGCGAGCCAGGTCGGTGGGGCGGTCGCCCACCCGGTCGGCCAGCGTGCCGCCGCGCACCGCCACCCGGTAGATCAGCCGGTCGGTGTGGATGGTGATGCCGCGCTCCGGCAGTGCCCGCATGTCGGCGAGCACGTCGGCCAGACCCGAGACGGCGACCGAG
The nucleotide sequence above comes from Micromonospora sp. NBC_00389. Encoded proteins:
- a CDS encoding NUDIX hydrolase; protein product: MEMRRVGVYGVLWESGRVLVVRDRSLGVWRLAGGAVAHAEHPEHAVVREVSRQTGLTVAVDRLRAVVADVTTYPEDDVALHTDRLAFDLSVRGGALRDAVDGPTDRARWLAPAEVARLPLAPFSAELLGLPVTPLPTGAHRPGEPFPPVHPDRRLRFGAYGLVTDPAGRILLTQIADGYPGAGMWHLPGGGTDHGEQPTTGLLRELVEEGGQLGRVVELLGVDNLHNPAALGPEGRPLDWHGVRVIYRVLVDVPTDAVVTESAGGSTARAGWFTPSQAADLLLTGIAASAIGQLGR
- a CDS encoding NUDIX hydrolase, with product MTTLLEPLRRIAAYAVCADSDGRFLLVRASERSGTPGVWSLPGGAVDHGEDPNHTVVRETATETGLSVAVSGLADVLADMRALPERGITIHTDRLIYRVAVRGGTLADRVGDRPTDLARWYTLDEARELPLRSFTARALGLPASSADVVPDEVPEFPSFYAVPGPDGLHRAQRFAAYAVCTDPAGRVLLTRVSAGYPGAGCWHLPGGGTDYGEQPGAALIRELVEETGQTGRLVELLGVASHRDAASLGPEGYPIDWHGVRAFYRVVVDKPDPLTVADVGGSTCEARWFAREELGALPTHHLTEVTAEAVQAAQLT